In Chitinophaga varians, the following are encoded in one genomic region:
- a CDS encoding agmatine/peptidylarginine deiminase: MTTTLMVLSALVMSCAKEDAGTPAAPADTTAVLYKMPEEAAPHEGTWLQWPHEYQYGRAYRNRLDATWIAMTQALVPGEKVHLVVYDQDERERVADLLQTAQVPMANVDFTISRTDDVWVRDNGPIFVKDGNGRLLMEDWGFNGWGNKAAYENCDRIPGVIAANSGMQRIDLNTVMINEGGSVEMDGNGVLMACKSSVLNKNRNPGMTQEQAEALFTKYLGVTRFIWLEGKAGLDITDMHIDGFARFADSNTIITMSADDLDYWQVPQQDVRTLYSAVNRKGTAYKFVKVPLTQNNVVTTYGKNVGKGSYINFYIANNAVLVPNYNDPNDAVANSIIQSLYPGRKVIGIDCRNLFANGGMVHCVTQQQPR, from the coding sequence ATGACAACAACACTCATGGTCCTGTCTGCACTCGTGATGTCCTGCGCCAAAGAAGACGCCGGAACACCCGCAGCCCCGGCCGACACTACAGCTGTTCTCTACAAAATGCCGGAAGAAGCGGCCCCACATGAAGGTACCTGGCTGCAATGGCCGCACGAGTACCAGTACGGCAGGGCCTACCGCAACCGCCTCGACGCCACCTGGATTGCCATGACACAGGCGCTGGTGCCGGGAGAGAAAGTCCACCTGGTGGTATATGACCAGGACGAACGGGAACGGGTTGCTGACTTGCTGCAAACAGCACAGGTGCCGATGGCCAATGTGGATTTTACCATCAGCCGCACAGACGATGTATGGGTGCGTGACAACGGGCCCATTTTTGTAAAAGACGGCAATGGCCGCCTGCTTATGGAAGACTGGGGCTTCAACGGATGGGGCAATAAGGCAGCTTACGAAAATTGCGACCGGATACCCGGTGTGATTGCCGCCAATAGTGGCATGCAGCGCATAGACCTGAACACCGTGATGATCAATGAAGGCGGAAGCGTGGAAATGGACGGCAATGGTGTATTAATGGCCTGCAAAAGCTCCGTTCTGAACAAAAACCGTAATCCCGGCATGACACAGGAGCAGGCGGAAGCGCTGTTCACAAAATACCTCGGCGTCACCCGCTTTATCTGGCTGGAAGGGAAAGCCGGACTGGATATCACAGATATGCATATCGACGGTTTTGCCCGGTTCGCAGACAGTAATACCATCATTACCATGTCAGCAGATGACCTCGACTACTGGCAGGTGCCGCAACAGGATGTCCGTACCCTGTATAGCGCTGTCAACAGGAAAGGCACGGCTTATAAGTTTGTGAAGGTTCCGCTTACGCAAAACAACGTGGTGACGACTTACGGAAAGAATGTGGGGAAAGGGTCGTACATCAACTTCTACATAGCCAACAATGCTGTGTTGGTACCCAACTACAACGATCCTAACGATGCTGTCGCCAATAGTATCATCCAATCGCTTTATCCGGGAAGAAAGGTTATTGGCATTGACTGCCGCAACCTGTTTGCCAACGGAGGAATGGTACACTGCGTGACACAGCAGCAACCCCGGTAA
- a CDS encoding sugar phosphate isomerase/epimerase family protein — MNFDTINRRRFLAQFGTAVMAALFSTPSRAALAPPRFKMGLQLYTIRDAMEKDVTGTLKSVAKMGYQDLETYGFDPSQVGYYGLRAKDFRTLLKDLGLTTTSGHYDLFKYLNAPEADLLAYVDQCIEGARQLDQKYITWPWLAPEDRGIDKFKLLASKLNLIGERVKKAGLGFAYHNHDFEFIDHGGENGYQIIMKETDPNLVKLQIDLYWVVRNSKKQPADYFREQPGRFVMWHIKDIDRKTRDYTELGNGTIDYTKILPDYRTAGLQYYFLEQGGNFRTGNAMDSIAESAAFFKRKLSKFL; from the coding sequence ATGAACTTTGACACAATCAACCGGCGCCGCTTCCTGGCGCAATTCGGCACCGCTGTGATGGCGGCGCTGTTCTCCACCCCCAGCCGGGCCGCGCTCGCCCCTCCACGTTTTAAAATGGGACTACAACTGTACACCATCCGCGATGCGATGGAAAAAGACGTTACCGGTACCCTTAAAAGCGTAGCGAAAATGGGATACCAGGATTTAGAGACCTATGGTTTTGACCCTTCGCAGGTAGGATATTATGGCTTACGCGCCAAAGACTTCCGGACGTTGCTGAAAGACCTGGGGTTAACCACCACCAGCGGGCACTATGACCTGTTCAAATACCTGAACGCGCCTGAGGCAGACTTGCTGGCCTATGTGGACCAATGTATTGAAGGCGCCAGGCAGCTGGACCAGAAGTACATCACCTGGCCCTGGCTGGCCCCTGAAGACAGGGGCATCGATAAATTCAAACTGCTGGCATCAAAACTGAACCTCATCGGGGAACGGGTAAAAAAAGCCGGCCTGGGTTTCGCCTATCATAACCACGATTTTGAGTTTATCGATCACGGAGGGGAAAACGGCTACCAGATTATCATGAAGGAAACAGACCCTAACCTGGTAAAACTACAGATCGACCTTTACTGGGTGGTACGCAACTCCAAAAAACAGCCGGCGGATTACTTCCGGGAACAACCCGGGCGTTTTGTCATGTGGCATATTAAAGATATAGACCGTAAGACGCGGGACTATACGGAGTTGGGCAACGGCACCATCGACTATACGAAAATACTGCCGGACTACCGTACCGCCGGGCTGCAATACTATTTCCTGGAGCAGGGCGGTAATTTCCGCACCGGCAACGCTATGGACAGCATCGCGGAGAGCGCGGCGTTTTTCAAGCGTAAACTCAGCAAATTCCTGTAA
- a CDS encoding ribonuclease inhibitor — protein sequence MQQKQFVIEGSRINDIPDFYAEINRLFMTGEDWQLGGSLDGFNDLLHGGFGALDGDGPVTLVWKDMAHSRAALGIATTRKYYEGKLSPESPYNKTYFQEKLAELNSGRGQTYFDILMEIIADHPNITVVAR from the coding sequence ATGCAGCAAAAACAATTCGTCATCGAAGGCAGCCGGATCAATGATATACCTGATTTCTATGCGGAAATAAACCGTTTGTTCATGACCGGTGAGGACTGGCAGCTGGGCGGCAGCCTGGACGGCTTCAATGATTTACTGCATGGTGGTTTTGGCGCCCTCGATGGTGACGGGCCTGTTACGCTTGTCTGGAAAGATATGGCGCACAGCCGGGCGGCATTGGGCATTGCCACGACCAGGAAATATTACGAAGGGAAGTTGTCGCCGGAGTCGCCTTACAATAAAACGTATTTTCAGGAGAAGCTGGCAGAACTGAATAGCGGCAGGGGGCAGACTTACTTTGATATACTGATGGAGATCATTGCAGATCATCCTAATATTACGGTGGTGGCCCGGTAG
- a CDS encoding SusC/RagA family TonB-linked outer membrane protein, producing MKKAQKNTGQLLLYAWLTVILLISHSVIAQTHMVTGRVTSGKTAASVVGASVTLKGTTKGAVTDNSGFFKIEAAPGAVLVVTSVGYVPQEVKVTGTEMNLQLQESVVQIEDLVVIGYGVQKKKLVTGANLQVRGDDLQKQNTTNALQALQGQAPGVQLTSYSGQPGSAMNVVIRGKGTVGNFAPLYIVDGVQTSDITYLNPADIASIDVLKDAASAAIYGSQAANGVILVTTRTGKANQKAQVTLDVFYGLQNVARKAKLLNAKEYAVIMNEAAVNSGKAPYFTNDVINNLSAGTNWMDEMFKSNVPTQNYVLGVQGGSAASVYSMSLGYTSQGGIVGGAGISNLERYTFRINSEHKLYKDIIKAGEHLTFNYQNTYGIGVGNQYNNSLRAAFTTSPFLPMYDSDGNFFAADKTGWYPGKPDRAWNNGESNPYAVMYYSNQSRNSSQGLFGDVYLQAEPIKGLKFRSSLGLNYYANQSHGFTPVYHLSIYSFNDTSRVTQSMGSGQTIQFDNSLSYDFTLGNDHSFSVMAGTSALKATGVSMTGNNRDLRIADIWHAYLSVAQNVTRGAPYMSLSGGPFTNSLASYFGRLQYNYKEKYLLNMTFRADGSSRFAPDHRWGYFPSVSAGWVVNKEGFMEDVHWLDFFKLRATWGQVGNQNVAAYQYLSPIAFNNASYIFGPTEGVNTQGAYPSRLANPNVKWETSEQTNIGFDASLMKNLSVTFDYYIKKTKDWLISAPILATAGADAPLINGGDVSNTGVELALSYQNSIGHSFHYTVGVNGAYNKNKIGNIPTNDHIIHGNTNTLYENALEFYRAANGLPIGYFWGLKTAGIFQTEAEVNDYKGKAGKPIQPDAKPGDVRFVDLNGDGVIDANDKTMIGDPNPHFTFGFNIALDYKGFDFLVQASGVSGNKIVQSWRNQSSALGNYSTAILDRWHGPGSSNTMPRVTEDNRNWTQFSDLYIHDGSFLRINTITLGYDFSKMISRNYTGKLRIYASVLNAFTFTKYNGMDPEIGYNEGFSTGVDIGYYPRPRTVMIGANLRF from the coding sequence ATGAAAAAAGCTCAAAAAAATACAGGACAGTTATTGCTGTATGCATGGCTGACTGTCATATTACTGATAAGCCATTCCGTTATCGCGCAAACGCACATGGTAACGGGCCGGGTCACTTCCGGCAAAACAGCTGCGTCAGTAGTGGGCGCTTCCGTAACCCTGAAAGGGACCACCAAAGGTGCTGTTACGGACAACAGCGGTTTCTTTAAAATTGAAGCCGCTCCCGGCGCCGTACTGGTGGTGACTTCTGTTGGTTATGTGCCACAGGAGGTAAAAGTGACCGGCACAGAAATGAACCTGCAACTACAGGAGTCCGTCGTTCAGATCGAAGACCTCGTAGTAATCGGTTACGGCGTGCAAAAGAAGAAACTTGTCACCGGCGCCAATCTGCAGGTGAGGGGCGATGATCTTCAAAAACAGAATACCACCAACGCCTTACAGGCTTTACAGGGACAGGCGCCGGGCGTACAGCTTACCAGCTATTCCGGTCAGCCCGGTTCAGCCATGAACGTGGTCATCCGCGGTAAAGGCACCGTGGGCAATTTTGCGCCCCTGTATATTGTTGATGGCGTACAGACCAGCGATATCACCTACCTCAATCCCGCTGATATCGCCTCCATCGATGTGCTGAAAGACGCCGCTTCGGCAGCGATCTACGGTTCACAGGCGGCCAACGGCGTTATCCTCGTGACTACACGCACCGGCAAAGCCAATCAGAAAGCGCAGGTGACGCTGGATGTTTTCTATGGCCTGCAAAACGTGGCCCGCAAAGCGAAACTGCTCAACGCAAAAGAATATGCGGTGATCATGAATGAAGCGGCGGTCAACTCCGGCAAGGCGCCGTATTTCACCAACGACGTGATCAACAACCTGTCAGCCGGTACCAACTGGATGGACGAGATGTTTAAAAGCAACGTGCCTACCCAGAACTATGTGCTTGGCGTACAGGGCGGCAGCGCCGCTTCCGTATATTCGATGTCGTTAGGATACACCAGCCAGGGCGGTATCGTGGGAGGCGCCGGTATCTCCAACCTCGAACGTTACACCTTCCGTATTAATTCGGAGCATAAATTATATAAAGACATCATCAAAGCAGGGGAGCACCTGACGTTCAACTATCAGAACACCTATGGTATCGGCGTAGGCAACCAGTATAACAACTCGCTGCGCGCGGCCTTTACCACCAGCCCCTTCCTGCCGATGTATGACAGCGACGGCAATTTCTTCGCCGCAGATAAAACCGGCTGGTACCCCGGAAAGCCTGACCGGGCCTGGAACAACGGCGAGTCCAATCCCTATGCGGTGATGTACTATTCCAACCAGAGCCGCAACAGCAGCCAGGGCCTCTTCGGTGATGTATACCTTCAGGCGGAACCCATCAAAGGGCTGAAGTTCCGCTCCAGCCTGGGACTGAACTACTACGCCAACCAAAGCCATGGCTTCACGCCGGTGTATCATCTCTCTATCTATTCGTTCAACGATACCTCCAGGGTGACACAGTCCATGGGCAGCGGTCAGACCATCCAGTTTGATAACTCCCTGAGCTATGATTTTACGCTTGGCAACGACCACAGCTTCAGCGTGATGGCAGGTACTTCGGCGCTGAAAGCCACCGGTGTCAGCATGACGGGCAACAACCGCGACCTGCGCATCGCTGACATCTGGCATGCCTATCTTTCCGTGGCGCAAAACGTGACCAGAGGCGCGCCGTACATGAGCCTGAGCGGCGGCCCGTTCACCAACTCACTGGCGTCTTACTTCGGCAGGTTACAGTATAACTACAAAGAGAAATATCTCCTGAACATGACCTTCCGTGCTGACGGTTCCTCCCGTTTTGCGCCGGACCACCGCTGGGGGTATTTCCCCTCCGTGTCTGCCGGTTGGGTAGTCAACAAAGAAGGATTTATGGAAGATGTGCACTGGCTGGACTTCTTCAAGCTGCGCGCTACCTGGGGCCAGGTGGGCAACCAGAACGTAGCGGCTTATCAGTACCTGTCACCCATTGCTTTCAATAATGCATCTTATATCTTCGGACCAACGGAAGGCGTCAATACACAAGGCGCTTATCCCAGCCGGCTGGCCAATCCCAATGTGAAATGGGAGACATCGGAACAGACCAACATCGGCTTCGATGCATCACTGATGAAAAACCTCAGCGTTACGTTCGACTACTATATCAAAAAGACCAAGGACTGGCTGATCAGCGCGCCGATACTGGCCACTGCCGGCGCTGACGCACCGCTGATCAACGGCGGTGACGTAAGCAACACCGGTGTGGAACTGGCGCTTTCCTATCAGAACAGCATAGGGCACTCGTTCCATTATACAGTGGGTGTCAACGGCGCCTACAACAAAAACAAAATCGGTAACATCCCTACGAACGATCATATCATCCACGGCAATACCAATACGCTGTATGAAAATGCGCTCGAGTTTTACAGAGCGGCCAACGGACTGCCTATCGGATATTTCTGGGGACTGAAAACCGCAGGCATCTTCCAGACAGAAGCGGAAGTGAACGACTACAAAGGCAAAGCCGGCAAACCTATCCAGCCGGATGCCAAACCCGGTGATGTACGTTTCGTGGACCTCAACGGCGACGGCGTTATCGACGCCAATGACAAGACCATGATCGGCGACCCGAACCCGCACTTCACTTTTGGCTTTAACATAGCATTGGACTATAAAGGCTTCGACTTCCTCGTACAGGCTTCCGGCGTGTCAGGCAATAAAATCGTACAGTCATGGCGCAACCAGTCCAGCGCGCTGGGCAACTATTCCACGGCCATTCTCGACCGCTGGCACGGTCCCGGTTCGTCCAACACTATGCCGAGGGTGACGGAAGACAACCGCAACTGGACACAGTTCTCCGACCTGTACATCCATGACGGCAGCTTCCTGCGTATTAACACCATCACGCTGGGATATGATTTCTCCAAAATGATATCACGCAACTACACCGGGAAACTGCGTATATACGCTTCCGTACTGAACGCCTTCACCTTTACCAAATACAACGGTATGGACCCTGAAATTGGCTACAATGAAGGATTCTCCACCGGTGTGGACATCGGTTATTACCCAAGGCCCAGGACCGTTATGATAGGCGCTAATCTTCGCTTCTAA
- a CDS encoding TIM-barrel domain-containing protein yields the protein MKRTITVAWLLLMLVYHVSMAGTPFYLQTKDGVTIYTDPSFTGTSNTVRLYVISDDIIRVVAAPGKELSPAPSLMTVDTKRPVPQWKLTASGETVSLKTKNLTAVVQLKTGAVSFLDAKGKKILMEKPAGGRTFQPAIFDGRSYYQLTQQFEGTDDDAWYGLGQHQDGVYNYKGQQVSFFQNNTEVAIPFLVSPKNYGILWDNYSLTTAGDIRPLHPLSDLQLFSKNGEEGWLTAAYANDARKPQEVVATRAESAINMEFLGDSKVVLPQGFTPATGVASWEGSVASHLSGLHQLRFTFGGTLKVWLNGKLVLDHWRKAWNPAPALVPVHLEKGVKVPVKIEWTPESPESYLSLKWQAPLSKEEQRCVGFASEAGHQVDYYFVHGANMDEVIAGYRTLTGKAPIMPKWAMGFWQSRERYKTQEEILTTVDQFRKKNIPLDNIVLDWSYWKEAAWGSQEFDAARFPSPDSMIDVLHKKYHTQIMISVWPKFYKDIPAYREFEKKGWLYKRNIADEQRDWIAQGYVSTFYDAFNADARKGFWDLINEKLYAKGIDAWWMDASEPDILSNVSPAKRKLQMTPTALGPAAEYLNAYPLQNAKGIYEGQRQTDPDKRVFLLTRSGFGGSQRYAAAIWSGDIGATWRDMKTQIAAGINFSLSGLPYWTMDIGGFVVPAKFEKPDAESLEEWRELNTRWTQFGAFVPLFRTHGQFPYREIFNVAPEDHPAYESFLYYDKLRYRLLPYSYSLAGAAYHNDYTIMRGLVMDFAGDTAVQNIGDQFMFGPSLLVNPVYQYKQRNREVYLPAGQGWYDLYTGVRNAGGKRITADAPYGRMPLYAKEGAIIPIGPELQYTSEKPADTITLYVYAGKNGTFRLYEDDGSSYNYEKGQYTIIPIDYNESTRQLTIGERKGAFSGMLQQRTFRIVRVSATAPKPLDPGGKADQEVRYEGKKLTISI from the coding sequence ATGAAAAGGACGATAACTGTCGCCTGGCTTTTGCTTATGCTTGTTTACCACGTTTCGATGGCAGGCACGCCGTTTTATTTACAAACCAAAGATGGGGTCACCATATATACCGATCCCTCTTTTACAGGAACTTCCAACACCGTCCGGCTATATGTCATTAGCGATGATATCATCAGGGTAGTGGCCGCACCGGGAAAAGAACTGTCACCCGCGCCGAGCCTGATGACAGTGGACACCAAAAGACCGGTTCCCCAATGGAAGCTGACAGCTTCCGGTGAAACAGTCAGCCTGAAAACCAAAAACCTGACGGCAGTAGTGCAGCTGAAGACCGGCGCCGTCTCTTTCCTGGATGCCAAAGGTAAAAAAATACTGATGGAGAAACCTGCCGGTGGCAGGACTTTTCAGCCCGCTATATTTGATGGCCGTTCATATTACCAGCTGACCCAACAGTTCGAGGGCACGGATGATGACGCCTGGTATGGCCTGGGACAACACCAGGACGGGGTATATAATTATAAAGGCCAGCAGGTCTCTTTTTTCCAGAACAACACCGAGGTGGCCATCCCTTTCCTCGTCTCCCCTAAAAATTATGGTATCCTGTGGGACAACTACTCGCTCACTACCGCAGGAGATATACGTCCGCTGCACCCGCTGTCCGACTTACAGCTTTTCTCCAAAAACGGGGAAGAAGGATGGCTCACGGCCGCTTATGCCAATGACGCCCGTAAGCCGCAAGAGGTAGTTGCTACCAGGGCGGAATCAGCTATTAATATGGAGTTTTTGGGAGATTCAAAAGTCGTGCTTCCGCAAGGGTTCACACCGGCCACCGGGGTGGCCTCATGGGAAGGTAGTGTGGCCAGTCACCTTTCCGGGCTGCATCAACTGCGGTTTACCTTCGGTGGCACGCTCAAAGTATGGCTCAACGGAAAACTGGTGCTGGACCATTGGCGCAAAGCCTGGAACCCGGCCCCGGCGCTGGTGCCTGTTCATCTTGAAAAAGGGGTGAAGGTGCCGGTAAAAATTGAATGGACGCCCGAAAGCCCGGAATCTTATCTGTCGCTGAAGTGGCAGGCACCGCTGAGCAAGGAAGAACAGCGCTGCGTTGGTTTCGCTTCGGAAGCCGGTCATCAGGTAGATTATTATTTCGTGCACGGTGCCAATATGGACGAAGTGATCGCCGGTTACCGCACACTCACCGGTAAAGCGCCGATCATGCCCAAATGGGCGATGGGCTTCTGGCAAAGCCGGGAACGCTACAAAACACAGGAGGAGATACTGACCACGGTGGACCAGTTCCGCAAAAAAAACATCCCGCTGGACAATATTGTGCTGGACTGGAGCTACTGGAAAGAAGCCGCCTGGGGAAGCCAGGAGTTTGACGCGGCCAGGTTCCCGTCACCTGACAGTATGATCGATGTATTGCACAAAAAATACCATACACAGATCATGATATCGGTATGGCCCAAGTTTTATAAAGATATCCCCGCTTACCGGGAGTTTGAAAAAAAAGGATGGCTCTATAAAAGAAATATAGCCGATGAACAACGGGACTGGATCGCTCAGGGTTACGTCTCTACGTTTTACGATGCTTTTAATGCGGATGCCCGTAAAGGTTTCTGGGACCTGATCAACGAAAAGCTGTATGCCAAAGGTATTGATGCCTGGTGGATGGATGCCAGCGAGCCGGATATCCTGTCCAATGTAAGCCCGGCTAAACGCAAACTGCAGATGACGCCCACCGCGCTGGGCCCCGCAGCGGAATACCTGAACGCCTATCCGCTGCAAAATGCCAAAGGTATTTATGAAGGGCAACGGCAGACAGACCCTGATAAAAGGGTGTTCCTGCTGACCCGCTCCGGCTTCGGCGGCTCGCAGCGCTATGCCGCTGCCATCTGGAGCGGTGATATCGGCGCCACCTGGCGCGATATGAAAACACAGATCGCCGCTGGTATCAACTTCTCGCTGTCCGGCCTGCCTTACTGGACCATGGACATCGGCGGTTTCGTAGTGCCGGCGAAATTTGAAAAGCCGGACGCGGAAAGCCTGGAAGAATGGCGGGAGCTGAACACCCGCTGGACACAGTTCGGCGCCTTTGTACCGCTGTTCCGTACACACGGCCAGTTCCCCTACCGGGAAATTTTTAACGTCGCACCGGAAGACCATCCCGCCTACGAAAGTTTCCTGTACTACGATAAGCTCCGTTACCGGTTGCTGCCTTACAGCTATTCACTCGCCGGCGCAGCGTACCACAACGACTATACGATAATGCGCGGACTGGTCATGGACTTTGCCGGCGACACCGCCGTGCAGAACATCGGCGACCAGTTCATGTTCGGGCCTTCCTTGCTGGTGAACCCTGTTTACCAGTACAAACAACGCAACAGGGAAGTGTACCTGCCTGCGGGACAAGGCTGGTACGACCTGTACACCGGCGTCCGGAATGCCGGCGGAAAAAGGATCACCGCCGATGCGCCCTATGGCCGTATGCCGCTCTATGCAAAAGAAGGGGCCATTATTCCGATAGGGCCGGAACTGCAATACACGTCCGAAAAACCGGCAGACACCATTACGCTGTACGTCTATGCCGGTAAGAACGGCACTTTCCGCCTGTACGAAGATGACGGCAGTTCCTACAACTACGAGAAAGGACAGTATACCATTATCCCGATCGACTACAATGAAAGCACCCGGCAACTCACTATCGGCGAGCGTAAAGGGGCATTCAGCGGCATGTTGCAACAGCGCACTTTCCGGATCGTCCGGGTGAGCGCAACGGCGCCCAAACCGCTGGACCCTGGAGGGAAAGCCGATCAGGAAGTCCGTTACGAAGGGAAAAAATTGACGATCAGCATATAA
- a CDS encoding alpha-N-arabinofuranosidase: MQTTYRHRFITGIFCLLACSQALRAQNKVTFHPDAPTQTINRNIYGHFAEHLGNCIYGGFYVGDTSRIPHVNGVRKDIIAALKTLKIPNLRWPGGCFADTYHWKDGIGPKDKRPTIVNTWWGGVTENNSFGTHDFLNMCEELGAEPYLAGNVGSGTVQELADWVQYVNFPGKSPMSDLRQQNGRQQPWKVRYWGVGNEAWGCGGNMRPEYYADVYRKYATFMSGNTFKIASGANSNDYNWTEVLMKNIPLHMLDGLALHHYSIIDWGKKGDAVNFTEEQYFQTMRSTCMMDTLVRKHSAIMDKYDPKKKVALVVDEWGGWYNVQEGTNPGFLFQQNTMRDAMIAGVTLNIFNNHSDRVRMANLAQTINVLQAVILTKGEQLVLTPTYHVMEMYNVHQDATLVPVEVQSNSYTYKGEQLPAVTASASKDKSGATHISLVNIDPAKAQEITVQTGTAYRTISGRILASAKLQDYNSFTQPDKIKPTAFKDAVLKNNTLSVKLPPFSVVVLELK; encoded by the coding sequence ATGCAAACAACCTATCGTCATCGCTTTATTACCGGCATCTTCTGTCTGTTGGCATGTTCGCAGGCATTACGGGCGCAGAATAAAGTCACCTTTCATCCTGACGCGCCAACACAGACGATCAACCGCAATATTTACGGACATTTTGCTGAGCATTTAGGAAACTGTATCTATGGAGGATTTTATGTGGGGGACACCTCCCGCATCCCCCATGTCAATGGGGTCAGGAAAGATATTATTGCTGCTTTAAAAACCCTGAAAATCCCCAATCTGCGCTGGCCGGGAGGCTGTTTCGCAGACACCTATCACTGGAAAGACGGCATCGGGCCAAAGGACAAGCGGCCCACGATCGTGAATACCTGGTGGGGCGGTGTCACTGAAAACAACAGTTTCGGCACGCACGATTTTCTGAACATGTGCGAGGAGCTGGGCGCAGAGCCTTACCTGGCAGGCAACGTAGGCAGCGGCACCGTGCAGGAGCTGGCCGACTGGGTGCAGTATGTCAATTTCCCGGGAAAGAGCCCGATGTCGGACCTGCGGCAGCAAAATGGCCGGCAGCAGCCGTGGAAAGTCCGCTACTGGGGCGTTGGCAACGAAGCCTGGGGCTGCGGCGGAAACATGCGGCCTGAATATTATGCGGACGTTTACCGCAAATACGCCACCTTCATGAGCGGCAACACTTTTAAAATAGCGTCAGGCGCCAATTCCAACGATTATAACTGGACAGAGGTGCTGATGAAAAATATTCCGCTGCACATGCTGGACGGACTGGCATTGCACCATTATTCCATTATCGACTGGGGCAAAAAGGGAGACGCTGTTAATTTTACGGAAGAACAGTATTTCCAGACCATGCGCAGCACCTGTATGATGGATACGCTGGTGCGCAAGCATTCTGCCATCATGGACAAATACGACCCGAAGAAAAAAGTGGCGCTGGTAGTAGACGAGTGGGGCGGCTGGTATAACGTGCAGGAGGGTACGAACCCGGGCTTCCTCTTTCAGCAAAACACCATGCGCGACGCCATGATCGCCGGCGTGACGCTCAATATCTTCAACAATCATTCCGACAGGGTGCGCATGGCCAACCTCGCACAAACGATAAATGTGCTGCAGGCGGTTATCTTAACCAAAGGAGAGCAACTGGTGCTGACGCCTACCTATCACGTCATGGAGATGTACAACGTACACCAGGATGCCACGCTGGTACCGGTGGAAGTGCAAAGTAACAGCTATACCTACAAAGGCGAACAACTGCCGGCGGTCACTGCTTCTGCTTCCAAAGACAAGTCCGGCGCAACGCATATCTCACTGGTGAACATCGACCCTGCCAAAGCCCAGGAGATCACCGTACAGACAGGCACGGCCTACCGTACTATTTCCGGCCGTATCCTCGCCTCGGCCAAATTGCAGGATTACAACAGTTTCACACAGCCTGATAAGATTAAACCAACGGCATTTAAAGATGCGGTATTGAAAAATAACACGCTGTCAGTAAAGTTACCTCCGTTTTCCGTGGTAGTACTGGAGCTTAAATAG